Proteins encoded in a region of the Halorussus sp. MSC15.2 genome:
- a CDS encoding protein-L-isoaspartate(D-aspartate) O-methyltransferase, with protein sequence MFGGGEDDRERDASDYERARERMVERLAGREDLDESTLAALRAVPRHEFVPPARRDRAYEDRPLPIGNDQTISAPHMVAVMLDLLDLDSGERVLEIGTGCGYHAAVTAEAVGPENVYSVEYHESLARDARQRLDRLGYGDVSVRAGDGHEGWPDHAPYDAAYLTAAPSDFPEAVVEQVRPEGRLLAPLGTTSQRLVFARRRPDGSLARETHGRVRFVPMQED encoded by the coding sequence ATGTTCGGGGGAGGGGAAGACGACCGCGAACGAGACGCCAGCGACTACGAACGCGCCCGCGAGCGGATGGTCGAACGACTCGCCGGTCGGGAGGACCTCGACGAATCGACGCTCGCCGCGCTGCGTGCGGTCCCGCGCCACGAGTTCGTCCCGCCGGCGCGCCGGGACCGCGCCTACGAGGACCGACCGCTTCCTATCGGAAACGACCAGACCATCAGCGCGCCGCACATGGTGGCGGTGATGCTCGACCTGCTCGACCTCGATTCGGGCGAGAGGGTCCTCGAAATCGGCACCGGGTGCGGCTACCACGCCGCGGTCACGGCCGAGGCGGTCGGTCCGGAGAACGTCTACAGCGTCGAGTATCACGAGTCGTTGGCCCGCGATGCGCGACAGCGACTCGACCGACTCGGCTACGGCGACGTCTCCGTCCGCGCGGGCGACGGCCACGAGGGGTGGCCCGACCACGCGCCCTACGACGCCGCGTATCTGACCGCCGCGCCGTCGGACTTCCCGGAGGCGGTGGTCGAGCAGGTCCGGCCGGAAGGCCGACTGCTCGCGCCGCTCGGGACGACGAGTCAGCGACTCGTCTTCGCCCGCAGGCGTCCGGACGGGTCGCTCGCTCGCGAGACCCACGGCCGGGTGCGGTTCGTCCCGATGCAGGAGGACTAA
- a CDS encoding HVO_0476 family zinc finger protein, whose protein sequence is MSETAERVAVTCPSCSPDVETVHEVLKEGNGQSTVRCTECSHVHKTTIETEEDVERDVVVSQDGESFTATAEAPPEETVAVGEEFVLETPEAIMVVRITDLQLEDEKRTDEAKVEDVETFWTRAVDNVRVNVTINPNDGRRDESRSVKMDVPGDREFEVGEVEEFADEEFEVKSIALRDDATGYHFNPLGEEGDVAIAKDIKRLYGDDRTSSAWSAW, encoded by the coding sequence ATGAGTGAAACTGCGGAGCGCGTCGCGGTGACCTGTCCCTCGTGTTCGCCCGACGTGGAGACGGTCCACGAAGTGCTGAAGGAAGGAAACGGACAGTCCACCGTGCGCTGTACGGAGTGTAGTCACGTCCACAAGACGACGATAGAGACCGAGGAGGACGTCGAGCGCGACGTCGTGGTGTCCCAAGACGGCGAGTCGTTCACCGCCACGGCCGAGGCCCCGCCCGAGGAGACGGTCGCGGTCGGCGAGGAGTTCGTCCTCGAAACGCCCGAGGCCATCATGGTCGTGCGAATCACCGACCTCCAGTTGGAAGACGAGAAGCGCACGGACGAGGCCAAAGTGGAGGACGTCGAGACGTTCTGGACCCGCGCCGTGGACAACGTCCGGGTCAACGTCACCATCAATCCGAACGACGGCCGACGCGACGAGTCCCGGAGCGTCAAGATGGACGTGCCGGGTGACCGCGAGTTCGAGGTCGGCGAAGTCGAGGAGTTCGCCGACGAGGAGTTCGAGGTCAAGTCCATCGCGCTGCGAGACGACGCCACGGGCTACCACTTCAACCCCCTCGGCGAGGAGGGCGACGTCGCCATCGCAAAGGACATCAAGCGACTCTACGGCGACGACCGAACGTCGTCGGCGTGGTCGGCGTGGTGA
- a CDS encoding Hsp20/alpha crystallin family protein, translating into MRRDDRDDPFDDLFREIERMMNEMMGDDFDMRVERGENGGGQTGFGTETHVDIHESDEVVRVIADLPGVEKADIDLKCDGETLTISAASDHREYDERVRLPAQVDEHSATATYNNGVLEVTFDKSEDSADIDVQ; encoded by the coding sequence ATGCGAAGAGACGACCGCGACGACCCCTTCGACGACCTCTTTCGGGAGATTGAGCGCATGATGAACGAGATGATGGGCGACGACTTCGACATGCGCGTCGAGCGCGGCGAGAACGGCGGCGGACAGACCGGGTTCGGTACCGAGACGCACGTCGATATCCACGAATCCGACGAGGTCGTGCGAGTTATCGCCGACCTCCCGGGCGTCGAGAAGGCCGACATCGACCTGAAGTGCGACGGCGAGACACTGACCATCAGCGCGGCCAGCGACCACCGCGAGTACGACGAACGAGTCCGACTGCCGGCGCAGGTGGACGAACACTCCGCCACGGCCACGTACAACAACGGCGTCCTCGAAGTCACGTTCGACAAGTCCGAGGACTCCGCGGACATCGACGTTCAGTAA
- a CDS encoding type II glyceraldehyde-3-phosphate dehydrogenase — MLRVGVNGYGTIGKRVADAVRAQPDMEVVGVAKTRPNFEAEQAVEKGFPLYAAVEDRVDQFDEAGVELAGMVEELVEASDVVVDACPSGIGEQNSEMYDEYDTPALYQGGESADFVDTSFNARSNFSDANGADHVRVVSCNTTGLSRLVAPLREEYGVEKVRTTLVRRGGDPAQTGRGPINDIVPNPVTLPSHHGPDVQTIFPDLDIDTLGLKVPATLMHMHSVNVTLESDPDADEVRDLLEGESRLFVIPEHFDIDGAGKLKEYAQDVGRPRGDIWENCVWGESITMEGDDLYLFQAIHQESDVVPENVDAIRAVTNAADAEESIETTNEALGMGI; from the coding sequence ATGCTACGGGTCGGAGTCAACGGATACGGGACCATCGGCAAGCGAGTCGCGGACGCGGTCCGCGCGCAACCGGACATGGAAGTCGTCGGCGTCGCCAAGACGCGACCCAACTTCGAGGCCGAACAGGCCGTCGAGAAGGGCTTCCCGCTCTACGCGGCCGTCGAGGACCGGGTGGACCAGTTCGACGAGGCGGGGGTCGAACTCGCCGGGATGGTCGAGGAACTGGTCGAGGCCAGCGACGTGGTGGTGGACGCCTGTCCCTCGGGCATCGGCGAGCAGAACAGCGAGATGTACGACGAGTACGACACGCCCGCGCTGTATCAGGGCGGCGAGTCCGCCGACTTCGTGGACACCAGTTTCAACGCCCGGTCGAACTTCTCGGACGCCAACGGTGCCGACCACGTGCGCGTCGTCTCGTGTAACACGACGGGCCTCTCGCGACTCGTCGCACCGCTCCGCGAGGAGTACGGCGTCGAGAAGGTCCGCACGACGCTGGTCCGGCGCGGCGGCGACCCGGCCCAGACCGGCCGCGGTCCCATCAACGACATCGTGCCGAATCCGGTCACGCTCCCGTCCCACCACGGGCCGGACGTCCAGACCATCTTTCCGGACCTCGACATCGACACCCTCGGCCTGAAGGTGCCCGCGACGCTGATGCACATGCACAGCGTCAACGTCACCCTCGAATCGGACCCCGACGCCGACGAGGTGCGCGACCTACTCGAAGGCGAGTCGCGCCTGTTCGTCATCCCCGAACACTTCGACATCGACGGTGCGGGCAAACTGAAGGAGTACGCGCAGGACGTAGGTCGCCCGCGGGGCGACATCTGGGAGAACTGCGTCTGGGGTGAGTCGATTACGATGGAAGGCGACGACCTCTACCTCTTTCAGGCCATCCATCAGGAGAGCGACGTGGTGCCCGAGAACGTGGACGCGATTCGCGCGGTCACGAACGCCGCGGACGCCGAAGAGAGCATCGAGACGACGAACGAAGCGCTCGGAATGGGCATCTGA
- a CDS encoding ATP-binding cassette domain-containing protein: MTAVIETERLTREVGGDRIVDSVSLSVDGGDVLGVLGPSGAGKSSFLRLLNRLDEPTAGTVYLDGTDYRDVPPQELRHRVGYVPQRPALRSGTVRENVTVGPRLRGESVDDGQVDTLLDQVDLSGYGPRKVDDLSGGEAQRVAIARSVLNRPEVLLLDEPTSSLDAASETRVEELLADLRDEFGLTYVLVTHDREQARRLADRVAVFEDGRVTAAGPVREVVA; this comes from the coding sequence ATGACCGCTGTAATCGAAACCGAGCGCCTCACGAGAGAGGTCGGCGGCGACCGAATCGTCGATTCGGTCTCGCTGTCGGTGGACGGGGGTGACGTCCTCGGCGTACTCGGTCCCTCGGGGGCCGGGAAGTCGTCGTTCCTCCGACTGCTCAACCGACTGGACGAACCGACCGCGGGCACGGTCTACCTCGACGGGACGGATTATCGGGACGTTCCGCCGCAGGAACTTCGTCACCGCGTCGGCTACGTCCCTCAGCGGCCCGCGCTCCGTAGCGGGACCGTCCGCGAGAACGTCACCGTCGGTCCGCGATTACGGGGGGAGTCCGTGGACGACGGACAAGTCGATACCCTCCTCGACCAAGTAGACCTCTCGGGGTACGGACCGCGGAAGGTGGACGACCTCTCGGGCGGCGAAGCGCAGCGGGTCGCCATCGCTCGGAGCGTCCTGAACCGGCCGGAGGTGCTGTTGCTCGACGAACCCACGTCGAGTCTGGACGCGGCCTCCGAGACGCGAGTCGAGGAGTTGCTCGCCGACCTCCGGGACGAGTTCGGGTTGACGTACGTGCTGGTGACCCACGACCGCGAGCAGGCGAGGCGACTCGCCGACCGGGTCGCCGTCTTCGAGGACGGGCGCGTGACCGCGGCGGGGCCGGTCCGGGAGGTCGTCGCGTGA
- a CDS encoding ABC transporter permease, with amino-acid sequence MNLLEQLRDPVVLRGLAQVGVASALAALVLGISYLRNLDLESELGRAFVRGFVQVVAMGAFIGVLFTVPFVWSGGVVLAMIVIAAWISKDRGEGVPGVFRVSLVSILFGAGVVITTMLAAGAIEATVRNLIPVGGMIIANAMKTNSLALDRFKGEIQSNREEIEAVLSLGVPPGKVVSDYATTSVRASLIPMVDSLKSLGLVYIPGMMSGMILAGANPIYAAEYQFVIMAMLFAAGGLTSMTSTLLVSEYAFTEAEQLKPFEAPDAGEDEAGASGG; translated from the coding sequence GTGAACCTCCTCGAACAGCTCCGCGACCCGGTCGTCCTGCGGGGACTCGCGCAGGTTGGGGTCGCGTCCGCACTCGCCGCGCTCGTACTCGGCATCTCGTACCTCCGGAACCTCGACCTCGAATCCGAACTGGGCCGGGCGTTCGTCAGGGGGTTCGTGCAGGTGGTCGCGATGGGCGCGTTCATCGGCGTCCTGTTCACCGTGCCGTTCGTCTGGAGCGGCGGCGTCGTCCTCGCCATGATAGTGATAGCGGCGTGGATATCGAAGGACCGGGGTGAGGGCGTTCCGGGAGTGTTCCGAGTCTCGCTCGTCAGTATCCTCTTCGGCGCGGGCGTCGTCATCACGACGATGCTCGCGGCGGGCGCGATAGAAGCGACGGTACGGAACCTCATCCCGGTCGGCGGGATGATAATCGCCAACGCGATGAAGACCAACTCGCTGGCTCTGGACCGGTTCAAGGGCGAAATCCAGTCGAACCGCGAGGAAATCGAGGCGGTCCTCTCGCTCGGCGTCCCGCCGGGGAAGGTCGTCTCCGACTACGCGACGACGAGCGTCCGGGCCTCGCTCATCCCCATGGTTGACTCGCTGAAGAGCCTCGGACTCGTCTACATCCCGGGGATGATGTCCGGGATGATTCTCGCGGGCGCGAACCCCATCTACGCCGCAGAGTACCAGTTCGTGATAATGGCGATGCTGTTCGCGGCGGGCGGACTGACGAGCATGACGAGTACGTTGCTCGTCAGCGAGTACGCCTTCACCGAGGCCGAACAGTTGAAGCCGTTCGAGGCGCCGGACGCCGGCGAGGACGAGGCGGGGGCGTCCGGCGGGTGA
- a CDS encoding aminopeptidase, whose amino-acid sequence MSLRDAAETAITQCLALEETESCCIVTDDKREPIGEALYDVASEVTDDATIVRFPPGASHGAEPPAPVSAAMAASDVFLAPTTKSLSHTRARGKANEAGARGATLPGITEEVFTTGLQADYETIARHCEDVLEQVADADEIRVTSPQGTDITFEPGDREWLDDTGIVHEAGGFSNLPAGEVFVSPETADGTYVVDGTMMPHGLLEEGQTLEFDVEDGQVTRISDDEIRQSVEDAAEEVGDAAYNLAELGIGTNVAVTELVGSVLLDEKAGGTVHIAIGDDAGIGGDTEAPIHFDGILREPTVYADGEEIDLPQP is encoded by the coding sequence ATGAGCCTCCGAGACGCGGCCGAGACCGCCATCACGCAGTGTCTCGCCCTCGAAGAGACCGAGTCGTGTTGCATCGTCACCGACGACAAGCGCGAACCCATCGGCGAGGCGCTCTACGACGTGGCCAGCGAGGTCACCGACGACGCGACCATCGTCCGGTTCCCGCCGGGCGCGTCCCACGGCGCGGAACCGCCCGCGCCGGTCTCGGCCGCGATGGCCGCCAGCGACGTGTTCCTCGCGCCGACGACCAAGAGCCTGAGCCACACCCGCGCTCGCGGAAAGGCCAACGAGGCGGGCGCTCGCGGCGCGACCCTGCCCGGCATCACCGAGGAGGTGTTCACCACCGGACTGCAGGCCGACTACGAGACCATCGCGCGACACTGCGAGGACGTGCTCGAACAGGTCGCCGACGCCGACGAGATTCGAGTCACGTCGCCCCAAGGGACCGACATCACCTTCGAACCGGGCGACCGGGAGTGGCTGGACGACACCGGCATCGTCCACGAGGCGGGCGGGTTCTCGAACCTCCCGGCGGGCGAGGTGTTCGTCAGCCCCGAGACGGCCGACGGCACCTACGTCGTGGACGGGACGATGATGCCCCACGGTCTGCTGGAGGAGGGCCAGACCCTCGAGTTCGACGTGGAGGACGGGCAGGTCACGCGCATCTCCGACGACGAAATCCGACAGAGCGTCGAGGACGCCGCGGAGGAAGTCGGCGACGCGGCCTACAACCTCGCGGAACTGGGCATCGGGACGAACGTCGCCGTCACGGAACTGGTCGGGTCCGTCCTGCTGGACGAGAAGGCGGGCGGCACGGTCCACATCGCCATCGGCGACGACGCGGGCATCGGCGGCGACACCGAGGCCCCCATCCACTTCGACGGGATTCTCCGCGAACCGACGGTTTACGCCGACGGTGAGGAAATCGACCTGCCGCAACCCTGA
- a CDS encoding CHY zinc finger protein, translated as MEREIHGRTARGVEVGPETRCAHYDTDRDVVALRFACCDEYYPCFRCHDAAADHDAERVSVESSASAVLCGVCGAELTPREFVDGTHECPECGVEFNPGCADHYELYFDFGE; from the coding sequence ATGGAACGCGAAATCCACGGCCGGACGGCGCGCGGCGTCGAAGTCGGTCCGGAGACGCGGTGCGCCCACTACGATACCGACCGCGACGTGGTGGCCCTGCGGTTCGCCTGCTGTGACGAGTACTACCCCTGCTTCCGGTGTCACGACGCCGCGGCGGACCACGACGCCGAGCGAGTTTCGGTAGAGAGTTCGGCGTCGGCGGTGCTGTGCGGCGTCTGCGGTGCGGAGTTGACCCCCCGCGAGTTCGTGGACGGGACCCACGAGTGCCCGGAGTGCGGGGTCGAGTTCAACCCGGGATGTGCCGACCACTACGAGCTATATTTCGATTTCGGGGAGTAG
- a CDS encoding metal-dependent hydrolase → MMATTHALFGMALGAVALFVAPEFATAAISSGAVGGLFPDLDLAGDHRKDLHFPVYYSLLALPALGLAAVAPTAATVAAAVFLASAAVHSASDALGGGLELRPWLATSDRAVYDHRRGRWVAPRRWIRYDGAPEDLLLAAVFAVPGLLYVGRLQLVVLAFLGVSTVYAVFRKRLVDVGESLADRLPPGLAAYVPVE, encoded by the coding sequence ATGATGGCGACTACGCACGCCCTGTTCGGGATGGCGCTCGGAGCGGTGGCGCTGTTCGTCGCGCCCGAGTTCGCTACCGCCGCGATATCGTCGGGTGCGGTCGGCGGTCTCTTCCCGGACCTCGACCTCGCGGGCGACCACCGGAAGGACCTCCACTTCCCGGTGTACTACTCGCTGCTGGCGCTTCCGGCGCTCGGACTCGCGGCCGTGGCTCCGACAGCCGCCACCGTCGCCGCGGCGGTCTTCCTCGCGTCCGCGGCGGTTCACTCCGCCAGCGACGCCCTCGGCGGCGGTCTGGAACTCCGGCCGTGGCTCGCCACCTCCGACCGGGCGGTGTACGACCACCGCCGCGGTCGGTGGGTCGCGCCGCGGCGATGGATTCGCTACGACGGTGCGCCCGAGGACCTGTTGCTGGCCGCGGTGTTCGCGGTGCCCGGCCTGCTCTACGTCGGACGACTGCAACTGGTCGTCCTCGCGTTTCTCGGGGTCTCGACCGTCTACGCCGTCTTCCGGAAACGACTGGTCGACGTCGGCGAATCGCTCGCCGACCGACTTCCGCCCGGACTCGCCGCGTACGTCCCGGTCGAGTGA
- a CDS encoding cold-shock protein yields MAKGTVDFFNDTGGYGFIETEDADEDVFFHMEDVGGPDLEEGQEIEFDIEQADKGPRATNVQRL; encoded by the coding sequence ATGGCGAAAGGAACGGTCGACTTCTTCAACGACACAGGCGGTTACGGCTTTATCGAAACTGAGGACGCGGACGAGGACGTTTTCTTCCACATGGAGGACGTTGGCGGTCCGGACCTCGAAGAGGGACAGGAAATCGAGTTCGACATCGAGCAGGCTGACAAGGGTCCGCGAGCGACCAACGTCCAGCGACTCTGA
- a CDS encoding Lrp/AsnC family transcriptional regulator: protein MTDEEIDDVDEAILYALQEDARNMSSGDIAERTDTSDSTVRKRIQQLESDDIIKGYSASVDYQKAGYPLRMLLYCTASIPERGDRITDILEIDGVVSVQELVTGEQNLLVTVVGESDSDITPVAQKLLDMGLTVADEVLVRSHETTPFGRFDSETHAQNDS from the coding sequence ATGACTGACGAGGAAATCGACGACGTCGACGAAGCAATCCTGTATGCACTTCAAGAAGACGCTCGTAACATGTCGTCCGGAGATATCGCGGAGCGGACCGACACCTCGGACAGTACCGTCCGCAAGCGCATCCAGCAGCTCGAATCCGACGACATAATCAAAGGATACAGCGCCAGCGTCGATTATCAGAAAGCGGGCTATCCGCTCCGAATGTTGCTGTACTGCACTGCTTCGATACCCGAGCGTGGTGACCGCATCACCGATATCCTCGAAATAGACGGCGTCGTATCGGTACAGGAGTTGGTCACCGGTGAACAGAACCTCCTCGTCACCGTCGTCGGCGAGTCCGACAGCGACATCACACCGGTCGCACAGAAACTCCTCGATATGGGACTCACCGTGGCCGACGAAGTCCTCGTTCGGAGCCACGAGACGACGCCCTTCGGCAGGTTCGATTCCGAAACCCACGCACAGAACGATTCCTAG
- a CDS encoding DUF2309 domain-containing protein, translating into MSVESAIRDSIDEAATTVGPLWPIHSFVTANPLSGFEDQPFGEAVEQAATLLGGRGYPSAETFGKALERGQIDPEILERELAEAGYEEDPETLLDRIADTADTEDGDTDTATDHVDQVLTKWLSAFLDEESAHWSMPNREEGFYSAFRGVAEHDGQIPDEGLVSDLPEAPIDTIEAVLESYPESQWVSIFEEQLAALPGWTGFIKRRVEDEGVWQSTYPISLEGYLAVRLALLDAVGADVEPSNDINANPTDELAEAFLRAWEATYRDDLVEAVATESQSMDDGDTSGRPDAQLVFCIDTRSEIIRRHIEATGDYETHGYAGFFGIPMEYQGYDADVAVDACPPILDPQHHITDVPTDDETRARHDRLSGIRAAADEVVETLEANAATAYAYVETAGSGYGLSLAARTLVPGRVRDLFDAATELVPDHHEFCEPSVTHRDTYSGDLPVGLTHDEKVEYAATAFELMGWDEFGRLVVFTGHASETANNPYDSSLDCGACAGNPGGPSARVLATICNDEAVKTELRDRGFDIPEDTVFLGGQHNTTTDEVELFADDVPESHADDLDRLRRDLAKARENATAERAESMGTDGSIGVGETERRAADWAETRPEWGLAGNAGFVVGPRELTSDFDLDGRVFLHSYDWSTDPDGDALEAILTGPMVVTQWINNQYYFSAVDNAVYGSGSKVTQNPVGNVGVYQGNGGDLMTGLPLQSLMAADDEPYHQPLRLSTVVHAPVERVAGVLTDHEELTELLDNDWLSLTVVDPTQDHRAFHYEEDLEWTPVSEQAEAYSEMPTALAVTDD; encoded by the coding sequence ATGAGCGTTGAATCCGCCATCCGCGACAGCATCGACGAGGCCGCGACCACTGTCGGACCCCTCTGGCCCATCCACTCGTTCGTGACGGCCAACCCCCTCTCGGGGTTCGAAGACCAGCCGTTCGGGGAGGCTGTCGAGCAGGCGGCTACTCTGTTGGGCGGCCGTGGCTACCCCAGTGCAGAGACGTTCGGTAAGGCGTTGGAACGCGGCCAGATAGACCCGGAGATTCTCGAAAGAGAACTCGCCGAGGCAGGCTACGAAGAAGACCCCGAGACGCTACTCGACCGCATAGCCGACACGGCCGACACCGAGGACGGTGACACGGACACCGCCACAGACCACGTCGACCAAGTGCTGACGAAGTGGCTGTCGGCCTTCCTCGACGAGGAGAGCGCCCACTGGTCGATGCCGAACCGCGAGGAGGGGTTCTACTCCGCCTTCCGGGGAGTGGCGGAACACGACGGTCAAATCCCCGACGAAGGACTCGTCTCCGACCTACCTGAAGCACCAATCGACACCATCGAGGCGGTCCTGGAGTCGTACCCGGAGAGCCAGTGGGTGTCCATCTTCGAGGAGCAACTGGCCGCGCTCCCGGGCTGGACCGGGTTCATCAAGCGACGCGTCGAGGACGAGGGCGTGTGGCAGTCGACGTATCCGATTTCGCTGGAAGGGTATCTCGCGGTGCGTCTGGCACTGCTAGATGCTGTCGGCGCTGACGTCGAGCCTTCGAACGATATCAACGCGAACCCGACCGACGAACTCGCTGAAGCGTTCCTTCGCGCGTGGGAAGCGACCTACCGCGACGACCTCGTCGAGGCCGTCGCAACTGAGAGTCAGTCGATGGACGACGGCGATACGTCGGGCCGCCCGGACGCCCAGTTGGTCTTCTGTATCGACACCCGCTCGGAAATCATCCGTCGTCATATCGAAGCGACGGGCGACTACGAGACCCACGGGTACGCTGGCTTCTTCGGCATCCCGATGGAGTATCAGGGATACGACGCCGACGTTGCGGTCGACGCCTGCCCCCCGATTCTCGACCCACAGCATCACATCACCGACGTTCCGACTGACGACGAGACGCGGGCGCGCCACGACCGCTTGTCCGGCATTCGCGCGGCCGCCGACGAAGTCGTCGAGACGCTGGAGGCCAACGCCGCCACCGCCTACGCCTACGTCGAGACCGCCGGAAGTGGCTACGGTCTCTCGCTCGCGGCTCGCACGCTCGTCCCCGGACGCGTCCGCGACCTGTTCGACGCCGCCACCGAGCTAGTTCCCGACCATCACGAGTTCTGTGAGCCGTCGGTCACCCACCGAGACACCTACTCCGGCGACCTGCCGGTGGGGCTGACCCACGACGAGAAGGTCGAGTACGCCGCGACCGCCTTCGAGTTGATGGGCTGGGACGAGTTCGGTCGCTTGGTCGTCTTCACGGGCCACGCTAGCGAGACGGCAAACAACCCGTACGATTCGAGTTTGGACTGTGGTGCCTGTGCCGGCAACCCCGGTGGCCCGAGTGCCCGCGTACTTGCGACGATTTGTAACGACGAGGCTGTCAAGACTGAACTCCGCGACCGCGGGTTCGACATCCCCGAGGATACGGTTTTCCTCGGTGGCCAGCACAACACCACGACCGACGAAGTAGAACTGTTCGCGGACGACGTGCCCGAGAGCCACGCGGACGACCTCGACCGATTGCGCAGGGACCTCGCGAAGGCTCGAGAGAACGCGACTGCCGAGCGCGCCGAGTCGATGGGGACCGACGGCTCGATAGGCGTCGGCGAGACGGAACGCCGCGCCGCCGACTGGGCCGAAACGCGTCCCGAGTGGGGGCTGGCAGGTAACGCCGGCTTCGTCGTCGGTCCACGCGAACTGACGAGCGATTTCGACCTCGACGGTCGCGTGTTCCTCCACTCCTACGACTGGTCGACTGACCCCGACGGTGACGCACTCGAAGCGATTCTCACCGGTCCGATGGTCGTCACCCAGTGGATTAACAACCAGTACTACTTTTCGGCGGTCGACAACGCCGTCTACGGGAGCGGGTCGAAGGTGACCCAGAACCCAGTCGGTAACGTCGGCGTCTATCAGGGCAACGGCGGTGATTTGATGACGGGGCTTCCGCTCCAGTCGCTGATGGCCGCAGACGACGAACCCTACCACCAGCCGCTCCGCCTCTCGACGGTCGTCCACGCGCCGGTCGAACGCGTCGCCGGCGTCCTGACCGACCACGAAGAGTTGACCGAACTGCTGGACAACGACTGGCTATCACTGACAGTCGTCGATCCCACGCAGGACCACCGCGCCTTCCACTACGAGGAGGACTTGGAGTGGACGCCAGTGTCCGAACAGGCCGAGGCATACTCGGAGATGCCGACCGCTCTCGCTGTCACAGACGATTAG
- a CDS encoding sugar ABC transporter permease — protein MSLLRSVVRNVKDDAVGLATAPVDTYREARYTAEGVLAGDISPVRPLKTLGLTAGALVVVLALLFPIYWILISALSGSGGSIHSVDGLRLFPEQPSIQPFVWVLGDLIVPSYRIGLAIPFTESALVFDTPQLTFLDASAYGVDNPSDFKKFFWNSLTVAIPTVILSMCLVVPGAYALSRRKFVGRRKILFGYVLLTQVGGGLGIALLIGLYTVFVQVGLNDSKLALSVYYAATAVPFNTWLLKTYMDGIPVSYEEAAVVDGAPAWRVVVEVILPLSKAGLATVFIFTFLTGWTEFVVAQTLLGTENYTLPVGLFSLVSEYSVPWARFSAFALTFASPIMLVYLFAQRYIEGGLSFSGMEG, from the coding sequence GTGAGTCTGCTTCGCTCCGTCGTCCGGAACGTCAAGGACGACGCGGTCGGACTGGCGACAGCGCCGGTCGACACCTACCGCGAGGCGCGCTACACCGCCGAGGGCGTGCTGGCGGGCGACATCTCGCCCGTTCGACCGCTGAAGACCCTCGGCCTCACGGCGGGCGCGCTGGTCGTCGTCCTCGCGCTCCTGTTCCCCATCTACTGGATACTCATCTCGGCGCTGTCGGGGTCCGGCGGGTCGATACACTCCGTGGACGGCCTGCGGTTGTTCCCCGAGCAACCCTCGATACAACCGTTCGTCTGGGTGCTGGGCGACCTCATCGTGCCGAGCTATCGCATCGGACTGGCCATCCCGTTCACCGAGTCGGCGCTGGTGTTCGACACGCCCCAACTCACGTTCCTCGACGCGTCGGCGTACGGCGTGGACAACCCCTCGGACTTCAAGAAGTTCTTCTGGAACAGCCTCACGGTGGCTATTCCGACGGTCATCCTCTCGATGTGTCTGGTCGTGCCCGGCGCGTACGCGCTCTCGCGTCGGAAGTTCGTCGGTCGTCGGAAGATTCTGTTCGGCTACGTCCTGCTCACGCAGGTCGGCGGCGGACTGGGCATCGCGTTGCTCATCGGTCTCTACACCGTGTTCGTGCAGGTCGGCCTCAACGACAGCAAACTCGCGCTGTCGGTCTACTACGCGGCGACGGCCGTCCCGTTCAACACGTGGCTGCTGAAGACCTACATGGACGGCATCCCCGTCTCCTACGAGGAGGCCGCGGTCGTTGACGGCGCGCCCGCGTGGCGAGTGGTCGTCGAGGTCATCCTCCCGCTGTCGAAGGCGGGACTGGCGACCGTGTTCATCTTCACCTTCCTCACGGGATGGACCGAGTTCGTCGTGGCCCAGACCCTGCTCGGGACCGAGAACTACACCCTTCCGGTCGGCCTGTTCTCGCTGGTCTCGGAGTACTCGGTGCCGTGGGCGCGCTTCTCGGCGTTCGCGCTGACGTTCGCCTCGCCCATCATGCTGGTCTACCTGTTCGCCCAGCGCTACATCGAGGGCGGTCTCTCGTTCAGCGGGATGGAAGGGTAG